The sequence CGTACCCCAAACCAACACAGGTGGTCAGGTAGAGAATACCAAGGCGTACGAGTGAACTATGGTTAAGGAACTCGGCAAAATACCCCCGTAACTTCGGGAGAAGGGGGACCCTCATACCGTCATGGCCTTTACGGTTAAGCAGCGGGAGGGGGTCGCAGAAACCAGTGAGAAGCGACTGTTTACTAAAAACACAGGTCCGTGCGAAGTCGCAAGACGATGTATACGGACTGACGCCTGCCCGGTGCTGGAAGGTTAAGAGGACCGGTTAACCCTTCGGGGTGAAGCTGAGAATTTAAGCCCCAGTAAACGGCGGTGGTAACTATAACCATCCTAAGGTAGCGAAATTCCTTGTCGGGTAAGTTCCGACCTGCACGAATGGCGTAACGACTTCTCAACTGTCTCAACCATAGACTCGGCGAAATTGCATTACGAGTAAAGATGCTCGTTACGCGCGGCAGGACGAAAAGACCCCGGGACCTTCACTATAGCTTGGTATTGATGTTCGATGCGGTTTGTGTAGGATAGGTGGGAGACTGTGAAACCCGCACGCCAGTGTGGGTGGAGTCGTTGTTGAAATACCACTCTGATCGTATTGGACCTCTAACTTCGAACCATGAAGCTGGTTCAGGGACAGTGCCTGGTGGGTAGTTTAACTGGGGCGGTTGCCTCCTAAAATGTAACGGAGGCGCCCAAAGGTTCCCTCAACCTGGACGGCAATCAGGTGTTGAGTGTAAGTGCACAAGGGAGCTTGACTGTAAGACTGACACGTCAAACAGGGACGAAAGTCGGGACTAGTGATCCGGCACCCCCGAGTGGAAGGGGTGTCGCTCAACGGATAAAAGGTACCCCGGGGATAACAGGCTGATCTTCCCCAAGAGTCCATATCGACGGGATGGTTTGGCACCTCGATGTCGGCTCGTCGCATCCTGGGGCTGGAGCAGGTCCCAAGGGTTGGGCTGTTCGCCCATTAAAGCGGCACGCGAGCTGGGTTTAGAACGTCGTGAGACAGTTCGGTCTCTATCCGCCGCGCGCGTCAGAATCTTGAGGAAACCTGTCCCTAGTACGAGAGGACCGGGACGGACGAACCTCTGGTATACCAGTTGTTCCACCAGGAGCACGGCTGGATAGCCACGTTCGGACAGGATAACCGCTGAAAGCATCTAAGCGGGAAACCTACTCCAAGACCAGGATTCTCACCCTTTTAGAGGGATAAGGCCCCCCGCAGACCACGGGATCGATAGACCAGACCTGGAAGCACCGCAAGGTGTGCAGGGAACTGGCACTAACCGGCCGAAAACTTACCAACACACAAAAAACACATGTGTTGCCCGCAACCACACCACAAAAACTTCAAACCCACACCCCACCACCAAACACACTTTGGTGACACCGGGTGCCGGCCAACCAACCCCGGCACCCCAACACAAGAAAATAGAGTTACGGCGGAAATAGCGACAGGGAAACGCCCGGTCCCATCCCGAACCCGGAAGCTAAGCCTGTCAGCGCCGATGATACTGCCCACACGGGTGGAAAAGTAGGACACCGCCGAACACAATTTAAGTGAAACGCCCCCCGAGAAATCGGGGGGCGTTTCCATATTGTCCACTGCCCGCGGCAAGAACAGCCGTCGTTGACTAATCGATCTTGACGTAGCGGGAGTTCACGGGGTTACGCAAGAAAGGGCTGGTTTCAGTACCCGTCAGGGAATCGTTATCGATGGTCAGCACCGTGTGGGTGCTGTCGGTACCGGTCCAGGTATTGCCTTCCAAGTGCATTTGCACAACCTCATCGCCTCGCACACTCCCGGCAAGGTTTTTACAGCCAGGGCCGCAGGAAGTGACTGTCACAGTCGCCTCGGAAAACATGGACCCCGCAGGGCCGTCTCCCGAGCGCTGGTAGGTGCCGTCAACCAGGTCGGCTGACGCCGGCGCCGCTAGGCCTACGGCGAAGCTCGCTGTCAACGCAACGAAAGCCGCAAGCCGGATTGTTGCCATCTCGTATTTCCCCTCCTCGCCCGGGATGGTGCCTCTTTGTCGTCGATATTAGGTTTGCTCCGGCGCTGGAGATACGGGGATTCCCCTTGCAATGGTCTGCAGGGATGCCGGACCCGGCGGACGGCAGCTGCTGTTGCAGGATTCGCCGCCCGACTATAACGTTAAGCAGCAGCTAAGGAACTTAACAGGAGGATCCGCGTGCGCGTTAACACTTGCCTACCGCTTGTCGTGAGCGTCGCTGCTGCCAGCTTCTTCGCCGGCGCTCCGGTGGCATCGTCGGTGCCGCCCGCACTGGCGACGGCGGTCTCGCTGACGGGTAACGGGACGTCGCTTGGTGACGGCATCGCTTTCCTGATGGGCGGAACCGGCATGCCGCAACCGTCGGAGCGATACCTCGATGCTGTCAACGAGCTGTACCTGCAGCCGCACGGATTCGGCGGCGAGCTGGTGTCCCTCTGGACGCCGGAGAACGTCAGTTCGACCTCGCAGGCGGTAGGTGGGCAGATCCTCTACAACGCGGTCATGGAGCAGATCAGCGGCGGCGAGGTGGACGCCGAGCACCCCGTCGTCGTGTTCGGCTACTCGCAGAGCTCCGCGATCTCCGTAGGCCTGATGGAGAGACTTGCCGACGAGGGTGTGTCCGACGATCTGGTGAGGTTCGTACTGATCGGGTCGCCGGGCACCAGCGGCATCCCCACCGACCTGTATCACACCGACGTCTACAACTATGAATACGACCCGGTGGCCTTTCGGCCGACGTATTTCAATCCGCTGTCGGACCTGAACTCCATCTTGGGCTTCATCTACGGACATTCGGTGCTGTTGAGCGCGACGCCCGAACAGGTCGCGTCTGCTATTGAACTGCCGACCTCGGACCCTGACTCGCTGAACTCCTATTACATGATTCCCTCGGAGCTACTGCCGCTGTTGGCTCCGCTGCAGTTGATCCCGATTCTCGGACAGCCCCTCTATGAGCTGTTGGAACCCGTCACACGGATCTTGGTGAACCTCGGCTACGGCAACATCGACCACGGTTGGCCGCCGGGAGACGTCGATGCAGCGG is a genomic window of Mycolicibacter heraklionensis containing:
- a CDS encoding PE-PPE domain-containing protein; the protein is MSVAAASFFAGAPVASSVPPALATAVSLTGNGTSLGDGIAFLMGGTGMPQPSERYLDAVNELYLQPHGFGGELVSLWTPENVSSTSQAVGGQILYNAVMEQISGGEVDAEHPVVVFGYSQSSAISVGLMERLADEGVSDDLVRFVLIGSPGTSGIPTDLYHTDVYNYEYDPVAFRPTYFNPLSDLNSILGFIYGHSVLLSATPEQVASAIELPTSDPDSLNSYYMIPSELLPLLAPLQLIPILGQPLYELLEPVTRILVNLGYGNIDHGWPPGDVDAAAGSGLFPTNIDFGDLLTALGNGVQQGISNAIASLLDPATYQIIPLVEHPSLAGLIQEGYIVGAIDSPTPTLEEALTGLVTFFEGFTDTTEYPMPD